The Arvicanthis niloticus isolate mArvNil1 chromosome 21, mArvNil1.pat.X, whole genome shotgun sequence genome includes the window agagacagagacagacctgGGTGATACTCCAGGCATGCTGGGATGGTCTCTGGGAGGTGTCTGGGGTGCAGGGGGGAGGTGCAGCTTTGACTAGCAGCATCCAGTATAGGCACTGGACTTCTTGTCTCCCTCTTTATCCCACCAGGATGTGCTCTGTGCCCCTACTCACCGACTCCTACAGGATAgccaggacatccctgtggtggtcacccCACTGCAGGCTGAGCGGGTGCTGCTCTTTGATGATGCCCTTGTCCTGCTACAGGTTAGGATCGGGTAACGTGAAGTGGGGGTTCTGGAGTCAGATTAGAAACTGAACGGGAAAGGCTGTCAGAACTGAGGCTAAAGCCAAATGCTAGGATACAGACCAAGGATTGTGGGTCAAGAGGAAGCCATACTAGGCTTCAGGGTTTGTCCTGTAGCCAGTAATCTTGGCCCAACTCACCTGTCACTGGCGGTGTTCACAGCACTGTCTCCCCTGCCTCAACATGGCAGCCTGGCTTGGGGTCTGTTCTGATTGTGTCTGTAACCCTGTCTCCTGTGGTTGCAGTGTGTCTACTAGAGATGTTTCTAGCCCTTCCCTGCTTGTCTGAATTCCTTTTCTTGTTGCTGCTACAAAACGCCTGACAAAACAACAacttgagggagggaggaagggagggagggaggaagcggggaaggaagggaagcaggggggaggaaaggaggcagggggagggaagaagagagggagggagggcaagagaaacatgAGCAAAGGTGAAGTAAGGATGCTTGGGCAAGCTCAGGAGGGCGTGATAGCTGAGCAGCAGATGCTCAGAGCTAGGAGAATGTGAAGGCAGGTGCATGAACCTGCCTGTGTCAGGCTCTGCAGTGGGCCTCCGGCCTCTGGCAAGAGGAGCCTTAGAAGTTTGCAGCAGAAGCTGCCAGGGGCCAACTGTGTTTCTAGACAATCCTGGCACCCCACAGGGGGCGAGGAAGGCCTGTCTAGTCCCAgggtgagaacagaaaggaggAGGTGCAGCTACCAGGGAGCAGGCCCCTGTGGGAGGATTGTGCTCTGGGCTTCACACCTGGGGGGCTTCAGTGCAAGTGACTCTGTAAACGTAGCTCTGAACAACACCTGTCCCTGTCTTCTTCCAGGACCACAATGTCCACACTTTCGACCTGAAGTTGGTGTGGGTGGAACCTGGCCAAGACAAGTGAGTGACTTCTCTGCAGGTGCCTGGACTTCCCTCCCTGTGCCCTATgaaatccccaccccacccccgacatCTCCAGGCTCCCAGTGAGCCCCACTTCTAGCCCTGGATGGAAATGGGGCTCACTGGTCACCTCTATCTGCCTAGGTGTGTGCTTCACATCCTCACACCTGAAGAAAAGTTCTCCTTTGTCTCCAGTGACCCCAAGGGCCAGGTAAATGTGTGAATGAGGGAGGGGGGCAAGTCAGAAGCCAGGGAGGGCAGAGTGCCAATCCTGCAGGCTCAGAAGCAGATCAGGGGTGTGCCTAGGCTTGGGTATCAGGATGTTAGAGGGATGGGAATTTTTCCATCATTAGGTTGGAGTTGAGGCCTGCCCCTACCATTGCACAGCCTTCTGGGTTGTCTAGTCTCTGGGCTGTTCAAAGGATCTCAGGTCTGCTGCCATGCCGTAGGAGGGCAGTGTGCCTGAGGACAGAGTTGAAGGGAAGGGATTAGGTGCCTTGTGAGGCCTCTTTAGGGCATACCTGCAGCAGCAATGACATGTTCCCTGCCTCCCTGTTCCCACCAGGTTGCCTGGCAGCAGAAGGTGACCCAGGCTGTGTGCCAAGCCCTATGTGACAAGAAGGACTTACCTGTGCTGGGATCAGGCCAGGAGCCATCTATGCCTCCTGAATACCGCAGTGTGGCCTATACTTTCCACCGTGAGGGCCGGCTCTACCAGGCTACCTATGAAGGCGACTGGTATCAGGCCAAGCCCCATGGCAAGTGAGTCACCATTGCTGTGGGCTAAGCACTTGTAGCAGGTCATCAGAAAGAAGCAGCTCGCCAGAAATTCCATTGACTAGAGGTTTTCTCAAGCTTGACGCTGTATTCTGCAACTCCTGTGGTTCAAGGGGAAAGGAGAATGTAATTGTTTCCAGGGCTCTCCCCGTGGGAAGGGTCGAGGGTACCCCAGTGTCCCACAAAGCTGCTTGTGCAGCTGTGCCAGGAGATGGGGGCACTTTCTGTGAGGTATCTGAGTACTCACGTGAGGACTAGGTGAAGAGAAAGTCTAGTTGGAAGAAGctagagtagagggagggagggactttgAGGGTTTCTGGGAATGAGTCTGGTGGCCTGATGTTGAGGACCTCCTGTGTTCCAGGGGAACCCTGAAGTGGCCAGATGGGCGGAACCACGTGGGGGATTTCTGCCAGGGCCTGGAGCATGGGTAAGGCTGGCTGGGCAGATACTGGCATGTGAGGCAGCCAGAGAAGTTGTTACCCAATGGCTGCCCCAAATTCCCAAGCCTCACACAGGGGTGGTCAGATGACCTAACTCCTCTCACTACATAGATATAGAAGGGGGAGCCTGGTGGGAATAGGAGCATGGGTTTCAGCCTTCCTTCCCGTGGTGAGGGAGGGGTGTCCCCAGGGCCTTTCGTAAGGGAATAGGGGATGCTGAGATCTGGGGGACTCCTTGGAGACAAGGACAACTGGGTAGCATGGAGGGACATGACGGGGCATCTGGTCAGGCAAGTGTCCCGATACTCACTTCCAACCTCACCCAACCACATGGTCAGCTTTGGCATCTGCCTGGTGCCCCAGGCCTCTGAGGACAAGTTTGACTGTTACAAGTGTCACTGGTGGGAAGGCAGGATGTGCGAGTACGGCATCTGTGAGTAAGTGACCTTTGGCCTGCAGGGGAAAGGTGGCGgggcccggggggggggggtgtcctctGGACTGAGCTCCTTGAGGTGGAACCAGCTATTGGTGAATCTCTCCAGGTATGGCACTGACAAAGTGTACAAGGGCTATTTTCAGGCCGGTCTGCGGCATGGATTTGGCATCCTTGACAGTGCTCCGCAGGCCCCCCAGACCTTCAGGTACACGGGCCACTGGGAGAGAGGCCAAAGGAATGGCTATGGCATCGAGGAGGACAGGGACAGGTGAGTGCTGGTAGAGAGAAGCCAGAGGTCCAGCTGGCTCAAgccatggtctctctctctctgtcccctgtgCATCACACAGCTTTTTTGTCTTGGTCTGTCCTGGACACCTGTCTCCATGGAAACACCTGTTTCCCTCTATCTATGCTTCCTGCTACCTCAAGGGGGCTCCACCCAGCATGCCTTCCCCTAAGGATGACTCCCTTCTCTgccatcttctgttctctttgggCTTCATTTTCTAATGCCATCTGTCTCTCCCTTATTCCCTGCCAGCAAAGCCTCCAGAAGGCACAAGGGAACCATTCTGAGCCTCCTGTCTCACACTCCCTCTTCCCTTAGGGGTGAACGCTACATTGGTATGTGGCAGGCTGACCAGCGTCACGGCCCTGGTGTTGTGGTCACCCAGGCAGGCGTCTGCTATCAGGGCACATTCCAAGGGGACAAGATGGCTGTGAGTAGTAGCCCCTGCCTTGGACACTCTGTAGGTGAATTAAAGCCAAGCCGGGTGGATGGCAAGGGATGTCCAGCTCTGCCACCACCTACACTGACTTTTGCACAGTCTGGGCTTCTTCTAGCCTCGCATCCCTCTTTTGCAACTCAAGTCAATGATGCTTATTGGACACACATGAGCTAACAAGAGCAAGTGTGCCATAGGACAGCCAGTGGCATTCATGGACCCCTCGCTGGCCCTGGCTGAACCTTCTCCATCTTCTGGAGTCCTGAGTGACTCCTGCAATTGATGCCATTTTCCTTAGCATATGAATGACACCTGCTTGTTGCTGGCAGACATCAGAGACCCTGCCCAATATCACAGTCACAGCCCAACCATCCCTAGACTGGGTCTCTCTACTAGCCACGAGGTGGGGCTCTGGGCAACAGCTGTACCTGTTTtacagtttgtttgtttagactCCACTTTGTTCTGGAAAGAACCAAAGGAGAcctgaaagaaaagaggaaggaaaggcaagCATAGTTCCACAGCATAGAGTCAGGAAAAAGTTGAACATGAACTTGTCAGTGAGTTTCCTGGCAGGTGCGGTCGGTTGTAAAGGGACTTGATTGGCCCTGAGGACCCAGGGCAGTGGCAGGGAAGCAGGGACAGCTGGAAGGAAGCCAGCACAGTATTCAGGGGCTTCCTGAAACCGCtgctgaggaggaggagccaaCTAGGGAAGCCAAGGGCTAACTAGGGAAAACAAGGGGTGGGGTTCACAGGATGTAACGCTTCTGGGGAGAGCAGGGCCAGGGCTTGGGGATTCTTGGCCCTGTGGATCAGTGTCCACCCACCCTGGCTTTCTGTCCAGTCTTACCTccctctcctctgttctcttctttcctttccaggGCCCAGGCATCCTGCTATGCGAAGATGACTCTCTGTATGAAGGTACTTTCACCAGGGAGCTGACGCTCCTAGGGAAGGTGAGCGGGCATCCACTTCTCACCCCACCCCATAAGTGCAGGGTTCAAAGCCAAAGGCTGAAGGTAGAGGATAGGCAGCTGgaggtccccacccccaccccaacacacctCCATGCTGTCCAAGGGCTTTTGTGTCCTTGCTATGCGGTATGCAGTACTGACTTGACAGAGCAAGGTGACAAGGGACTAGAGGATTTGCCTCTTGCCCAGAGGACACAGTCTGGTTGTGTCTGCGCTGTGCTCTTGTAGAACCGTCTCCACCAGAGTCTTGGATAGCTGTCCCCAGGGTCATCATTCTTTCTATGACCCTGCCGGAGTTGACATAGCAAAAGGTAGTTGTGTTCATGCTGGGCCTTTGGAAACCTGAGGATAATCTTGGATGTAGAAGGACAGGCAGGTCTGATGCCTTATGAGTGCTCAAGAGTACTACGAATTTAGCAACTCCACACAGCAAGGAATTGCCTCCTCTAGATCCCTGGACCAAGCCACCTAGCCTCACAGCAGAGGTGGGTGAGACTTCTAGAATATTCTAGCACCTTGAATGGACAGGTGGAACACGTGGTCAGATGTTTCCATCTGACTCATCCAAGCAGGTCAGCACTGACACACTTGCCTGGACAGCTGGATGGACACACAGacatttcttctctcctctctgccctcaGGGCAAGGTCACCTTCCCCAATGGCTTCACCTTGGATGGTTCTTTCAGCAGTGGGACAAATAAAGGACTGTACACACAGGGAGTGCTGGACATGGCTGCCCTCCCACCCGACCCAAGCAGTACACGCAAGAGGTGAGAGCCCAACCTAGTTGAAAGTGTGTGTTGTGTCTCTTCCCACCCAAGGTCTCGGGACTTTGTGGAGGCCTTATTGCCAGAATTCCAGCCAGAGGCTATGGTGGATATGCTGCCATACACATACTGGAAGAAAAATAGGATTTGTGAGTCTCACTTTGACCCTggttttaggttttctttttttttttttttttttgtctagaaaGATTGTGAATTGGTcttaaaagaaagagatagacacATAGTTATAGATAGTTATAGTGCCCCTTGGTCTGGCTCTGAGCTCCCTGGTagccaagaagaagaaaagaaatgtggtATTTGTGAGACAGATTATTTTCCTGTAAGAACAGAACACCCCTTTTGAAAACTCAGTTCTGGTGAATAGCCCTTGCCATATTTGTTGAGAATCTGGGTGTGTTGAAGGGGGAAATTACAAAAAATGGTCTCCGGTAGCATTTCAGAGGTTGGAGAGGGGTACAGAGGACTCATCCACTGTCCCTGCATGCTACTTTTCTCTGGTAGCAGGAGCTGGGAGAGAAGAGTGGTCCTGGAGAGATCTGCCCCAGCCTGGTGGGGTACAGGCGTGGGATACCCGTGAGGTGACAGCAGGATATAGTTTTCTTTGTGAGACGTCCAGTCTGTCTTACTCAGCCTGTTGGCAAGGCaggatccaccacagggagcctATGGgaaaggataggacagagggAAAAGCAAGGAAATCCTGGACTTCCAGGTACTGGTCTATCTTGATCCAAGACGTAGGTTGGATTTGGCCTTCAGTGCTCCAGGCCCTTTGCAGAACTGTGTACCTGTCTCTTCTCCATCTCAAAACACAatgcccctccctctgccttgtcttctcctctactcACCTTGGAGGTCAACTGTGTGCATTCTCCATCCTGTCCCATTTCTGGGGCCAGGCTGGTCCCACCAATCCTCTTTGTGCTGCGCCGATGGTTTGCCAGCTCCGGCTCCATCTTCCACATCTCTCACTGTTCCCAATCACAGACAGCTGGGACTGGGTGCCTTCCCTGTGGAGAGCCGCTGGCAGGGAGTCTACAGCCCCTTCCGGGACTTCGTGCGTTTAGGCTGTCCTGTGGAACTGCAGGAAGCCCTCCTGGGCTTCCATGTGCAGAGCTCCAGGGAGCTACACAAGTCCCAGGAGTACCTGTGTGGTGAGAGGTGAGCCTGACCCTGTAGATGTCCCTGCAGATCAGAGAGGGTTAGAGAAGCTCCTGGAGATGCGGGGGATGGGTACTGACTCAGGGGTGGGTGAGGGACACTGCATGGTGCTCCAGGAGTGACCCCAAGGACTGTATGGGCAGCATGGAAGATATCCTGACGGAGCTGCCGCAGCACCGTGAACCCGAGGCCCTGCAGCAGTACCTCAGGAAGGTGAGGGCCCAGGCTTGGGGAGGCCTCCTGCATCTCACAGCATGGTGCTAACTGGCGGGGACAGGCCTTTGTTGCTCCTGGTTCTCAGAGGGCCTTGGTGGACCTGTCTGGGAGGCTGGTCTGGGCCTATTGTGTTCCAGACCCTGGCTTAAGCATCCCTGTTGTCTCTCATGGGTCCAGGCTCTGAGCAATTCCCGACACCCCCTGGGGAAGTTGCTCCACACCCTGATGCTGACCTTCCAGGCCACATATTCAGGCGTAGGGGCCAACAAACACCTGCAGGAGATGGCCCAGGAGGAGGTGAAGCAACATGCCCGGGAGCTTTGGGCTGTCTACAGGTGAGCCTGTGCACAGGGTGATGCCCACTGCCTAGGGACTGGCCCAGGATTGCCTTTTCCAAGGCTCGGCTCGATCCGATGCCTCTCACTCAAGTCTTGTTTGGTACCGGGTCAGAGGTTGGTCGGTGTGTCAATGGTGGCCAGACGTATAAGAAATGACAGCAAGGGCCTCCAATAGATAGCTCCTGGCCAGGGGCCAATCCCTATCTGGCCCCTAGCACACCCCTGACCCTATAGAAACTCTACCTTTGCAGTAGGCTGAGTGTGACCCTGAATTTCAAGCTCCATCTGTTCTGTCCCAGACAGAACCTAGATCCCATGAACATTACAGATAGGAGCTTCAGCTGCCACCGGAGTGCCAATACTCACTACAGTTCCAGCCTTGGACCCCCCCCCAGTGGCAGGAGAGGCTAGACTCTGCAAGCATTCAACCCAGATCTAACCAGCCAGTGGGAGATGGGACCACCTGCCCTCGCTTTTGGAGGCTGGAAGGGTGGAGTCCCGTTTCTGTGGGCAGCAAGCACATCACGCTCTTCTCATTGGCTGGCAGGGGTCTGCTGAAGGTTGCCTTACAGCGCCAGGGCCAGACCCTGGAGGAGGAGAACATGGAGACAAGGTACCTTGCAAGGCTTTTTGTACCTGGGGGCTCCCTCTGGGTGGCAATGCTTCTTAGGAAAGCACTGGGCATGTATGCTATCCACCAAGCATGGTGTATTGACCATTTATACCACACAGTGACATATGACCTTGGTCTTACCCAGGAGCAGTGCCACCGTGCACGAGATACATCTTTGTTCTAAATGTGCCCTCAAGGCCTCATGGTTGAGTTGTGCAGAGGGGGAAGCAGTTGCCAGAGGCCTTCCTGTGCACCTTGAGACAGAGGTGTGGGGGACATGGGCCTAAGCCACACAGAGCAGGCAGGAGTCAGCTGTCCCCTGGGAGAGACTCCAGTTCTGCCGGTGCAGCGGTGGCCCTGACAGCAGCGTCTCCCACCCCGTTCTGGCCTCTCAGGGACCTGCAGGTGCACGGGTTGCTGTTGCCCCTCATCCTGCCCAGCTTCTACTCAGAGCTCTTCACACTGTACCTGCTTCTCCATGAGAGAGAGGATGGGCTGTACAGCCGGGGCATCACCAACCTCAGCCTGTTCCCTGATACCAAACTGCTGGAGTTCCTGGATGTGCAAGAGTAAGCTTGCCCCTGCCCGCTCAGCCAAGGGCTCTAGGGAAGTTCTACTCAAATCTCAACTGTGAGGCATGCTTATTTATTCAGACGCCACAGAGCCCTGGGGATGCGGCTGGGTCTGGGTGCTCAATCATCCCACCAAGGAAAACACCTTTGTTTTTTCCCTCTGACTTTGCCAGAGCTCCACACTACTCCAGATTTACTGCCTTGTGGCTCAGTTCTTCCACTGACCCCCAGAGAGAGCTGGCCTTTCCTATTTCTTAGCTCCCACCGTGCTTGGTGTCCTACCCAGAGTGCTGGCCAGCGTTGACTGGGCCTGCTTCCAGATCCACCATTGGACTTGCGCTgagagtgggggaggagggatcTTAAAGGGGAAACCGAGGGCTGCTCTGGGAGCAGGTCAGACGTTTGCCATAATCTAGTGCCTCTCCTGcacccccccccagccccacTGCCTCTAATACATCCTTTTTCCTTAGTGCCCCTCTGACACATGCATGTCACAAGTGCCTGATTGTCCCCTGCTGGGGTCCCAGCATTCTAAGGTCCTATCCTTCAGAGCCCAGTGTTCCTTTGTCACACAGCAGTGGAAGTTCCGGTTCCTCCAGGACCCTGGCCTCAGGCTGTGTGTGTACACCCCAGAATGCCACAGTGACCCCATTCCCTTGCCCTTGCTCATGCTTAGCGCTTCCTGGGGGACACAGAAACAGGTCTGAGCTCAGACTAGCAAAGCATCCCACCTCATGTCTCCAATTTCAGGCATCTGTGGCCCCTCAAGGACCTCAAGCTGACAAGCAATCAGGTGAGAGGGCTTGTCCGCTTGCCTGGAAGGAGGGGCCTGTGGTCCTAGAAGGAGGAGGGGCCTGTGGCCCTGGGAGGAGGGGACTGTGGtcctgggaggaggaggggccTGTGGCCCTGGGAGGAGGGGACTGTGGtcctgggaggaggaggggactgTGGTCCTGGAACTTCTgaggagaggccagaaaaggaggagagactcctggcttcctttctggCTCAAGTGGCTCCCACGTGACCAGGCTCAACAGCAGGCTCTGCTCTTCTGGCTGTGGCAATGGGTTGGGTACCTGAGCTCTGAGTTTCAGTTTTCTCCTGTGTAAAAAGAGCCATACCAGACAGCAATGGTCAAGGGCACATGAGTCCACCCACTGTCTCAGGAGCATCTGGAGCCTCCTAGGGAGACAGATTCTTGGCCCCCACAGCTTTTGCAATGCTAAGCAAAAATTCTACCACTGGGGCCAttaaccttaaccctaacccgTCCACAG containing:
- the Als2cl gene encoding ALS2 C-terminal-like protein isoform X3, whose protein sequence is MCNPEAALLRQEEIFSTTLTQNIINPILKPLLLADPEPSDPCGKECLRLLQQLHKNAEQLLDVTEQSLLSLRQRSCCQPSKGLEAILLLSNTNHVLQAHMEYIKSYTDCVVVQAFQKVSKKRRSHRKALWQLSPGISEGSEGTTLCKALHQPLVHHVQKYVFLLLSLRDTLDEKHPAQELMMRAVTLFGNLESFMKQALDQAVATQALWPSLNSRLRDVLCAPTHRLLQDSQDIPVVVTPLQAERVLLFDDALVLLQDHNVHTFDLKLVWVEPGQDKCVLHILTPEEKFSFVSSDPKGQVAWQQKVTQAVCQALCDKKDLPVLGSGQEPSMPPEYRSVAYTFHREGRLYQATYEGDWYQAKPHGKGTLKWPDGRNHVGDFCQGLEHGFGICLVPQASEDKFDCYKCHWWEGRMCEYGICEYGTDKVYKGYFQAGLRHGFGILDSAPQAPQTFRYTGHWERGQRNGYGIEEDRDRGERYIGMWQADQRHGPGVVVTQAGVCYQGTFQGDKMAGPGILLCEDDSLYEGTFTRELTLLGKGKVTFPNGFTLDGSFSSGTNKGLYTQGVLDMAALPPDPSSTRKRQLGLGAFPVESRWQGVYSPFRDFVRLGCPVELQEALLGFHVQSSRELHKSQEYLCGERSDPKDCMGSMEDILTELPQHREPEALQQYLRKALSNSRHPLGKLLHTLMLTFQATYSGVGANKHLQEMAQEEVKQHARELWAVYRGLLKVALQRQGQTLEEENMETRDLQVHGLLLPLILPSFYSELFTLYLLLHEREDGLYSRGITNLSLFPDTKLLEFLDVQEHLWPLKDLKLTSNQRYSLVRDKCFLSATECLQKIITTVHPREKLETLEKTYREIEATVKRVLGCEYKLPMDDLLPLLVYVVSRAQIQHLGAEIHLIRDMMDPIHTGGLHDFLLTALESCYEHIQKEDMRLHRLPGQWGTRELW
- the Als2cl gene encoding ALS2 C-terminal-like protein isoform X2, with translation MGGRQGLRATAWAESVVGEVSRTLAMCNPEAALLRQEEIFSTTLTQNIINPILKPLLLADPEPSDPCGKECLRLLQQLHKNAEQLLDVTEQSLLSLRQRSCCQPSKGLEAILLLSNTNHVLQAHMEYIKSYTDCVVVQAFQKVSKKRRSHRKALWQLSPGISEGSEGTTLCKALHQPLVHHVQKYVFLLLSLRDTLDEKHPAQELMMRAVTLFGNLESFMKQALDQAVATQALWPSLNSRLRDVLCAPTHRLLQDSQDIPVVVTPLQAERVLLFDDALVLLQDHNVHTFDLKLVWVEPGQDKCVLHILTPEEKFSFVSSDPKGQVAWQQKVTQAVCQALCDKKDLPVLGSGQEPSMPPEYRSVAYTFHREGRLYQATYEGDWYQAKPHGKGTLKWPDGRNHVGDFCQGLEHGFGICLVPQASEDKFDCYKCHWWEGRMCEYGICEYGTDKVYKGYFQAGLRHGFGILDSAPQAPQTFRYTGHWERGQRNGYGIEEDRDRGERYIGMWQADQRHGPGVVVTQAGVCYQGTFQGDKMAGPGILLCEDDSLYEGTFTRELTLLGKGKVTFPNGFTLDGSFSSGTNKGLYTQGVLDMAALPPDPSSTRKRQLGLGAFPVESRWQGVYSPFRDFVRLGCPVELQEALLGFHVQSSRELHKSQEYLCGESMEDILTELPQHREPEALQQYLRKALSNSRHPLGKLLHTLMLTFQATYSGVGANKHLQEMAQEEVKQHARELWAVYRGLLKVALQRQGQTLEEENMETRDLQVHGLLLPLILPSFYSELFTLYLLLHEREDGLYSRGITNLSLFPDTKLLEFLDVQEHLWPLKDLKLTSNQRYSLVRDKCFLSATECLQKIITTVHPREKLETLEKTYREIEATVKRVLGCEYKLPMDDLLPLLVYVVSRAQIQHLGAEIHLIRDMMDPIHTGGLHDFLLTALESCYEHIQKEDMRLHRLPGQWGTRELW
- the Als2cl gene encoding ALS2 C-terminal-like protein isoform X1, translating into MGGRQGLRATAWAESVVGEVSRTLAMCNPEAALLRQEEIFSTTLTQNIINPILKPLLLADPEPSDPCGKECLRLLQQLHKNAEQLLDVTEQSLLSLRQRSCCQPSKGLEAILLLSNTNHVLQAHMEYIKSYTDCVVVQAFQKVSKKRRSHRKALWQLSPGISEGSEGTTLCKALHQPLVHHVQKYVFLLLSLRDTLDEKHPAQELMMRAVTLFGNLESFMKQALDQAVATQALWPSLNSRLRDVLCAPTHRLLQDSQDIPVVVTPLQAERVLLFDDALVLLQDHNVHTFDLKLVWVEPGQDKCVLHILTPEEKFSFVSSDPKGQVAWQQKVTQAVCQALCDKKDLPVLGSGQEPSMPPEYRSVAYTFHREGRLYQATYEGDWYQAKPHGKGTLKWPDGRNHVGDFCQGLEHGFGICLVPQASEDKFDCYKCHWWEGRMCEYGICEYGTDKVYKGYFQAGLRHGFGILDSAPQAPQTFRYTGHWERGQRNGYGIEEDRDRGERYIGMWQADQRHGPGVVVTQAGVCYQGTFQGDKMAGPGILLCEDDSLYEGTFTRELTLLGKGKVTFPNGFTLDGSFSSGTNKGLYTQGVLDMAALPPDPSSTRKRQLGLGAFPVESRWQGVYSPFRDFVRLGCPVELQEALLGFHVQSSRELHKSQEYLCGERSDPKDCMGSMEDILTELPQHREPEALQQYLRKALSNSRHPLGKLLHTLMLTFQATYSGVGANKHLQEMAQEEVKQHARELWAVYRGLLKVALQRQGQTLEEENMETRDLQVHGLLLPLILPSFYSELFTLYLLLHEREDGLYSRGITNLSLFPDTKLLEFLDVQEHLWPLKDLKLTSNQRYSLVRDKCFLSATECLQKIITTVHPREKLETLEKTYREIEATVKRVLGCEYKLPMDDLLPLLVYVVSRAQIQHLGAEIHLIRDMMDPIHTGGLHDFLLTALESCYEHIQKEDMRLHRLPGQWGTRELW